In one window of Solanum pennellii chromosome 2, SPENNV200 DNA:
- the LOC107011840 gene encoding bifunctional nuclease 2 — MLGVELRISTVAGVFTDLPETSRRSASWNCNSSIGNISYHLSSRNRHCRKSRFMVICSKSSRGSFNRKSNQSDEPGDDYIEAVVLVSETMKHYKMHMGGFQEETRWRSSAHLIPSSFHPKDRIADASSLGTGFLRRFKNPTIFLKISCGAEYVLPIIVGEHAVEKLIDSLHEEETGDCPDEFLLLRNLLLKSGYEVKMVKITERVTSTYFARIFFHKAGEKDIISVDARPSDAINVARRLKAPIFVNKQIVLTDATRIGYGMDRSSRIKSTYDVLLDSASDGPDLLSEELSMLRNMNLAVNEERYNDAALWKDKLMRLREFKT, encoded by the exons ATGCTCGGCGTTGAGTTAAGGATCTCTACCGTCGCCGGAGTTTTCACCGATCTACCGGAAACAAGTCGCCGGAGTGCCAGCTGGAACTGTAACTCCTCCATTGGAAATATCTCATATCATCTCTCTTCCAGAAATAGGCATTGTAGAAAGTCCAGATTCATGGTAATCTGTAGCAAGTCATCACGCGGAAGCTTTAATCGGAAATCTAATCAGAGTGATGAACCGGGTGATGATTATATTGAAGCTGTCGTTCTCGTTTCAG AGACTATGAAGCACTACAAAATGCATATGGGTGGATTTCAAGAAGAAACAAGATGGCGCTCATCTGCTCACCTGATTCCCTCTTCTTTTCATCCTAAGGATCGTATTGCTGATGCATCATCTTTAGGGACAGGATTTCTTCGCCGTTTTAAGAATCCAACTATTTTTCTTAAGATTTCCTGTGGTGCAGAATATGTCTTACCAATTATTGTTG GAGAACATGCTGTCGAAAAACTTATAGATTCATTGCATGAGGAGGAGACTGGG GATTGCCCCGATGAGTTCCTGCTTTTGAGGAATCTATTGTTGAAATCTGGCTATGAA GTTAAAATGGTGAAGATTACAGAAAGAGTGACTAGTACTTATTTTGCCAGAATATTTTTCCACAAG GCAGGGGAAAAAGACATTATTAGTGTGGATGCTCGTCCCTCCGATGCCATTAATGTTGCCAGAAGACTTAAG GCACCAATATTTGTGAATAAGCAAATTGTCTTGACTGATGCAACAAGAATAGGTTATGGAATGGACCGATCTAGCAGAATTAAGTCCACCTATGACGTATTACTAGATAG TGCATCAGATGGCCCCGATTTACTTTCTGAAGAACTTAGTATGTTGAGAAATATGAACTTAGCAGTGAATGAGGAGAGGTACAATGATGCAG CTTTGTGGAAGGACAAACTGATGAGACTTCGTGAGTTCAAGACATGA
- the LOC107011868 gene encoding serine/arginine-rich splicing factor SR45a gives MADSPRKRYSRSPSPWEEKSRSRSRSPTRSQSRPRGRSRSRSHGRAEDTNPGNTLYVTGLSSRVTQRDLEEHFSKEGKVKSAFLVVEPRSRISRGFAFITMDSLEDANRCIKHLNQSVLEGRSITVEKSRRKRPRTPTPGHYLGLHQSARGDGYHGDRGRYRGRGDYGYRRSPRRSPYRGGRDYSPRHSPYRGGRDYSPRRSPYAGRSRRARSRSYSPYERNYPRGYR, from the exons ATG GCTGATTCTCCTCGCAAAAG GTATTCCCGCTCTCCTTCACCTTGGGAAGAAAAGTCACGATCTCGCTCTCGATCCCCAACTAGATCACAGTCAAGGCCAAGAGGAAGATCCAGGTCCAGAAGTCATGGAAG GGCTGAAGATACTAATCCTGGAAACACACTCTATGTGACTGGATTATCTTCAAGGGTCACTCAAAGGGATCTCGAAGAGCATTTCTCAAAGGAGGGAAAG GTGAAGTCAGCTTTTCTGGTTGTGGAGCCCCGTTCTCGCATCTCTCGTGGTTTTGCTTTCATAACAATGGATAGTCTTGAGGATGCCAATCGCTGCATTAAGCACCTTAATCAGTCCGTCCTTGAAGGCCGGTCCATAACGGTGGAGAAG tcTCGTAGAAAAAGGCCAAGGACTCCAACACCTGGTCATTATCTTGGGCTTCATCAGAGCGCAAGGGGTGATG GTTATCATGGTGATCGGGGTAGGTATCGTGGCCGTGGTGACTATGGGTACCGAAGATCTCCTAGACGCTCTCCATATAGAGGTGGGCGAGATTATTCTCCTAGACACTCTCCATATAGAGGTGGGCGAGATTATTCTCCTAGACGCTCACCTTATGCTGGAAGGTCGAGACGTGCGCGATCCCGGTCATATTCTCCTTATGAGAGGAACTACCCTCGTGGTTATAGATAA